The genomic window GTTCAGCTCCTGTTCTTCTAACACACTGCGGAGCAAACAAGTCGCCCTTTTTCTGAACAACCGTCTTGGTGCATGgatactactactactgcgAAACAGCCTTTCACGCCTGCCCGCTGGCTTTCCTGTTCTATTGCTTTCGGGGTTTCTGAGCTGCCTTTCCTGAGGGTGGAGGTCGAGAGAGTTTTGGACCGCGAGGGCGATCGTGTACGGCTGGCTGTGTGCTGCTCAGGAAGCATGTTGATGCGGGTTCGATCAGAGGAAGAGGGGCAGACGTAGCGGTAGAGGTAGAATGAATGGGATGGTTCAAAGGCAAAAGGTACATGTGGCATTCAATCCGTGGATCTAGATCTATAGAAACAAACCCCTCTCAAGCGGAGCTGGTGGAGAGGGGCTTGCGCCTTTGCAAACTCCAGTCTTGGTTCGTTACTCCCAACTTCACCTAACTTCTAATAACCTCCTCATGCGTGAAACACCTTACACGACAACCCTTACACGACAACCCTTACACGACAACCCTCCGCATCTGCGCCGCCTGCCGGGGCTCAATGAACAGCGCCTCGGCCTCGGTCAGCACAACGGGCTTATCGTCCTCGCTCTTGGGCAACGTCTCCAGCCGGCCCTTGACCCAGGCCTTGCGGCCCTCGACCTTTGTCGTCTCAGCGACCAGGACGACAATCTGGTTCGCCATGCACGGCGCCTTGTACGAGATGTTCAGACTGGCCGTGACGCCGACTTTGTTGGGCAGGGCGGGGAAGCAGCAGCGCGCGAGGCCCTCGTCGAGCAGCGTGCCTAGCAGCCCGCCGTGCACGATGCCTGGGTGCCCGCACAGCGCGGATCCGAGGTATTGGATCGAGACGAATTTGCTGCCGTCGGCGGTGCTGAACTGCAGCGGCGGCACTGCGATCTTGTCCGGGCCGATGAGCGTGCCCCCTGTGAGGTTTTGCGCGCGCAGTTGCTCGGGGATCTTGAGGTGCGGGCGGGACGCGGTGTATGTGTTGTCTTCGAGGAGAGATTTTGTCAAGGCGTGTGTGAATATGCTCTTCTCGATTTCGGCGACTTCGGCATTGGGGGGTGTGAAGAGGGTGAGTGTTTCTTCGTCGCTGGGTGGGTTGGCGATCGCGCGGATCGATTCTATTGCCGGGGCGCCAGCCATTGTGAAGCCTGCAGCGAAGGTGAAGAGAGTAAGGGCGAGGGCGATTGGGAGCCGGATGTAGAGGGGTCgcttggtggtggtgggcggTGTTGGAATTTGTGTGTTGGTTTGCGGTTCTGAA from Ascochyta rabiei chromosome 2, complete sequence includes these protein-coding regions:
- a CDS encoding Adenylyl-sulfate kinase produces the protein MYTAARFAVSRHVGLGVARGTFALASARGEFGRGGARCIKDIAPKRAGQLRHQSSAASEPQTNTQIPTPPTTTKRPLYIRLPIALALTLFTFAAGFTMAGAPAIESIRAIANPPSDEETLTLFTPPNAEVAEIEKSIFTHALTKSLLEDNTYTASRPHLKIPEQLRAQNLTGGTLIGPDKIAVPPLQFSTADGSKFVSIQYLGSALCGHPGIVHGGLLGTLLDEGLARCCFPALPNKVGVTASLNISYKAPCMANQIVVLVAETTKVEGRKAWVKGRLETLPKSEDDKPVVLTEAEALFIEPRQAAQMRRVVV